The Deferribacterota bacterium genome contains the following window.
ATAGCACTCTCCCTATTTGCACCCTTTATTAGCCTTTATGATCCTAATAAAATTAATTTAAATAATATATTACTTCCTCCCTCCCAAAAACATATATTTGGAACCGATGAGTTAGGTAGAGATGTCTTCTCAAGGGTTTTATATGGGGGAAGGGTCTCTTTACTTGTTAGTTTTACTGCTGTTTTTATATCAGTTACAATTGGCACAATCTTTGGGTTAGTTGCTGGCTATTTTGGTAGATTATTAGAGGCTTTCATAATGAGGTTTGTTGATATTATGCTTTGCTTTCCAGCTTTCTTCTTAATCTTGGCAGTAATTGCATTTTTAGAACCCTCTGCATTCAATGTAATGGTTGTTATTGGCCTAACAAGTTGGATGGGGGTAACCCGTTTTGTTGCAGCCGAAACAAAATCAATTAAAAATAGAGATTTTATAATATCTGCAAAGGTAAGTGGACTTCCAACGCCCACCATAATAATAAAATATATATTGCCTAATATTTACTCACCAATCTTTGTATCTGCTGTCCTTGGAATATCCTCTGCAATAATTGTAGAATCTTCTCTAAGTTTCCTTGGTTTAGGTGTACAGCCTCCAACACCCTCTTGGGGTAACATATTAAGCTCTGGCAAGGACTATATT
Protein-coding sequences here:
- a CDS encoding ABC transporter permease, with product MKKKYIFLSVSLLIIIFFIALSLFAPFISLYDPNKINLNNILLPPSQKHIFGTDELGRDVFSRVLYGGRVSLLVSFTAVFISVTIGTIFGLVAGYFGRLLEAFIMRFVDIMLCFPAFFLILAVIAFLEPSAFNVMVVIGLTSWMGVTRFVAAETKSIKNRDFIISAKVSGLPTPTIIIKYILPNIYSPIFVSAVLGISSAIIVESSLSFLGLGVQPPTPSWGNILSSGKDYIMFAWWLSLFPGLAIFATVLSFNMLGEALRDILDPKK